From Chloracidobacterium thermophilum B:
CATAGTTGGGAGCTTCAAAGGAGAAGTTGTTACGGAAAGTCAACCGCGCCTGATTCGTCGTCAGGTTGATGGGTGGTGTATCCAGCCGCTTGTCGCTGACCACAGCCGGGTTGTCCACGAAAGCGCAGTTGGGGGCTGTGTCGGGTGTGACAGTCGATGTCACCCACAGAGGCGCCGGCCCCGAAGCATTCGTTGCCGTCCAGCCCGCCGGAAGCGCTGGCGGCGTGACCGTATCGAAGTTCTGCGTCAGAACGTTGTTCGGCGTCCCAATCTGGAACGAGAACGTCGCCGTTCCCAGACTGCCGCTGCCGTCGCTCAGGTTGAGTGTCATCGTCAGCGTCGTTCCGCACAGCCCGTTGACCGTGAAGGTGAAGGGCCGCGTCGCGCTGGCCCCAACCGGCAGCGTACCGTAGTTCTGCGGGTTCGTGCCGCCAATCGTGCCTACCCCACCACTGGGCGCCAGCGTGGCAATGAGGTTGCCATTGGTCGGGGCTGTACCGTCATTGCGCAGTGTGATGTTGTAGGTCACGGTCTCGTTCTGATCGGGTACACCATTGTTGGGTGCACAGCTTTCCGCCGTCAGGGTGGCGCTCACCCCGGTGATGACCGGAATTGTTGTCGCTGGCTGCCCGTTGTGCACCACCAGCGCAAAGTCCTGGTTGTTCCCGGAAACGGTCGGGTCCGCCTGGGCAATGATGTTTGCCGCCCGTACGCGAACAAGGAACGGCGTACCATCCGGGAAAGGTGGCAGGAAGACACTCTCGACGTTGTTGCGGAAATCAGCCGTCCCGCCCGTCACCGAGTTGGCGCCGCTGAAGACGTTCCCACGGTACAGGTTACCACCAATCGTGACTTCCAGATCGAGGTCGTTGAGATAGGCATTGCCTGTCGTCGGGCCCGGTGCGTCCGTCCATGCCAGCGTCACCCGGAATGGGGCCGTTCCGTTGACCACCTTCCCAGTAAACACCCGCTCCTGTCCCGTCGCGGTAAACCGGTCCGCCGGTACCTGGTCGCGGATGATCCGCTGCACGCCGTTGAACGCCGTGCCAAGGTTCATCATCCCCATCCCCTGGGAGTTCGACCACAGCGTATCGTTGGCGCCCACACCGGTCATATACCGCGCGCTGTTCATCAGGTAGGCCTTCACCATCGCCGGGCTGGGCGGGGCGCTGCCGGAAGGCGTCCGGTGTGCGCCAATGTAGGGCGGGTTGTTGATGAACTGCTGATAGACGAGCGCCGCCCCACCAGCCACGGCCGGGCAGGAATGGCTCGTCCCGGATGAGGTGGTGTACCACCGCTGCGCAGGTGAAAAGGGGAAAAAGTTGTTCGGACTGCCGGCCGTACCGCCACCTGGCAGCGCACAAACGCCATCAGCCCGGAAGTTCGGGTCAGCCGCCCCAAGGTTATCTGGCGGCGACACCGGGTCTGAACCGATGGCAACATAGGTCATCCCGGTGACGTGCGTCCCCGGTGCGACAATATCCGGCTTGCGCCGCCCGTCCTGGCACGGCCCGCGGCTTGAGAAACCAATCATGTCATTGGCGCTGTCGGCACCGGTATCCGGGATGCCACAGCCATCGTTCCCGGCGGCGTTGTTCCCACCGTTGGCCGTCGCGTGGGAATGCACGTTTTCGGCGGCGCCGACGGTGATGACGTTCTTCGCCGTACCCGGCGCGCCGACGGTCTGTGCGCCGGGACCGGAGTTGCCAGCTGCGAAGACCATCAGGAGCTGCTGGTTACCGGCCGTGCCCGTATCCGCATCGCGCGTCCGCGCGTCGTAGGTCTGTGAATTCAGGTTGTAGCCACCAGCCGTATTAGCGCCCCAGCTATTGCTGGTGATTCGGGCACCGTTGTTGTAGCCCGCCGCCAGCATGTTGTTGAAGTCGGGAAACCTGAAGTTTGGGTCGAAAATGACCGAGTTGGCCATCCGCACAAAGGGCGCCACGCCCAGCCCGTAGCGGAAGCCCTGCGGATCGCGGTGGACGCGCGTGCCACCCGGGTCAAAGCTGTCCGGCACAAACCCGCCCACGATGCTCATGTTGAGCTGCCCGTGACCGCTACGCCCTTCTCCCTGGTCAGGGCCTAGGCCTGGGACTTGCGTACTCCACACCCCTTTGTAGATGAACCGCGACGTGCTACCCAGGTCCCCGCCTTGCCACAGGCAGAAGTGCCGTGCCGGCACTGGACCGGCGTTGCTGTTGACCGGCACCGTGCCGGGGTCACCAGGGGGCAGATTCCGGTCGGCACCGTCGTCAACCACGTCCACGACAAACCCCGACGCATTGAACTGCGCCTGCATAAAGCCCCAGCTTGCCAGTAACGCGAGATAGTTGCCCTGATTTGGATTGTTGCCCGTGATGTTCCCGGCCACAATCATATTCTGCCGCTCGTCGAGCTTTTTGACTTCGACGTTCGGATGAATCGAGACCACATCGGGCCGGTTGGCCACATCCGCCAGGTAATCCGGCGACATCTTGATGAACAGGTTGACGTACGGCCCCCACGCCTGACTCCCGGCGATCTGCCGCGCCCCGATCTCCCGCAGCAACTCAAACGTTCCGCGATTCCCCTGCTGGTCGGCGAAAAGCTGCACCTGATATTCGCCGTTGGTGTCAATGTACTGCTTGCTGCCCGGAATCGCCGACGGGTGCACCTTGAACAACCCGTAAAACGGGCTGTCCCACTGCACCACTTGCGTTCGCTGCATCATGGCATTGAGTGCCGCAAAGCTCTTGGCGTTCCCGTACACCAGATAAGCGTTGCTGGGAACGGCCGTGACAATCTGCACCCCGGTCGCTTCCAGCATCCGTACCCAGGCCGGCTGGATGGGCCCGGCAAACTGCACCAGCCGCATCCCGACACCATCCACCAGTTCCTGCTGCCCGCGCAGTGACTGCGCTGCCGGCGAGGTCGTGTTGATTTCTACCGCGTTGAGATAGACATAGTTGAAGTCGTTGCGCTGGGTGACGCCCGGCGCATCGGCCAGTTGTGCCGCTTCCCGTTCGGAGACTTCCACAACCCGGAAGCCCTCGTACTCACTGATGACTTTGGCACTGCGCATGGCTTCCGGCATTGGCGCGTCTGACTCAATGCGCAGCTTGACCCGGTCGCCGGCTACCGAAAGCTCCCGGACATTGGACAGGTTGAACTTTCCGGCGGTCAATTGCGCCCGCCCGGCCGCGCGCGTCAGCGGCATGCGGAATGTGACCACAATGCCAGTCACCAAGACTGTAGCCGCCACAACCAGCGGCAGAAGGCGTCGCCAACCTGAGCGCCGACGTGGGCGTTCGGCTGGCGGAGAAGATGTGATGTCATTCATCTGTGTTTTCCCTCATGAGGCATTGTAAGCTCACGCCGCTGGCGGCGTGAGGGAGTGGATACAAACGGCTCTGGCACACTCCACAAGGGGCGGCCGCCCGATACACTGAGCATGGCAGAGACCGCACACAAAAAGCCGGCCTTCCAAAATGACCCGCGAGGCTGGATAAATTGCCGCGACAAGCCGTTTTCAAATGTGTGTGGCCTTGTTTACGCTTTGCGTGTGCCGCTTGTCAATGCCAAAACCGGCCGGACAGCTCGACCTGGCACGCGATATGCGAAGCACGAACACGACTGCGACGCCGGAAGACAAGCGGGTAAAAACACAGTAGGGGGGCAGCATCATCCAGCATGCGCATTGTCTTTATGGGCACGCCTGATCTGGCCGTCCCAACCCTGCGGCGGCTGCACCAGGACGGGCATGACCTTGTGGCCGTGGTTACACAGCCCGACCGCCCGGCCGGGCGCGGCCACCGCCTGCAACCTCCGCCTGTCAAAGTGGCGGCCCAGGAACTGGGCCTGCCGGTCTGGCAGCCAACCAAAATCAAAACGCCGGACTTCCACGCCAACCTCGCGGCGCTCGACGCCGACGTGGGCGTGGTTGTGGCTTATGGGCGGATTCTGCCGCCGCACCTGCTGGAAACCCCACGGCAGGGTTTTCTGAACGTCCACTTCTCGCTGCTTCCGAAGTATCGCGGCGCAGCCCCGGTCAACTGGGCCATTGCCCACGACGAAGCCCTGACCGGCGTCACTGTGATGTATATGGACGCCGGGCTGGACACCGGCGACATTGCCCTTCAGACCGAGTGCTGGATTGGGCGCGAAGAAACGGCCCCGGAACTGGGCGCGCGCCTGGCGCACCTTGGCGCAGAACTGCTCAGTGACGCACTGCGACAACTGGCAGAAGGCCAGCTTCCCCGGCGTCCCCAGGACGCGACGCAGGCAACCTACGCCCCGCTGCTCAAACGTGAAGACGGCTGGATTGACTGGTCCCTTCCGGCCACAGCCATTGCCGCGCGCATCCGGGCGTTCCAGCCTTTTCCCGGCAGTCACACGTACCTTGCCGGCCGCCGTGTCACCTTCTGGCGCGGGCAGTCTGTGCCACTGCCGGCCGGGGAAGCCGCCTCACCCGGTACGCTGCTGGCCGTCACGGATAACGCGCTGCTCATTACCTGTGGGCAGGGCACGGGCCTGTCCGCACAGGAACTTCAGCTTGAAGGCCGGGCGCGGGTTTCGGCGCGGGACTTCGCCAATGGGTTGCGATTGCAACCGGGGGCATGTTT
This genomic window contains:
- a CDS encoding S8 family serine peptidase, coding for MNDITSSPPAERPRRRSGWRRLLPLVVAATVLVTGIVVTFRMPLTRAAGRAQLTAGKFNLSNVRELSVAGDRVKLRIESDAPMPEAMRSAKVISEYEGFRVVEVSEREAAQLADAPGVTQRNDFNYVYLNAVEINTTSPAAQSLRGQQELVDGVGMRLVQFAGPIQPAWVRMLEATGVQIVTAVPSNAYLVYGNAKSFAALNAMMQRTQVVQWDSPFYGLFKVHPSAIPGSKQYIDTNGEYQVQLFADQQGNRGTFELLREIGARQIAGSQAWGPYVNLFIKMSPDYLADVANRPDVVSIHPNVEVKKLDERQNMIVAGNITGNNPNQGNYLALLASWGFMQAQFNASGFVVDVVDDGADRNLPPGDPGTVPVNSNAGPVPARHFCLWQGGDLGSTSRFIYKGVWSTQVPGLGPDQGEGRSGHGQLNMSIVGGFVPDSFDPGGTRVHRDPQGFRYGLGVAPFVRMANSVIFDPNFRFPDFNNMLAAGYNNGARITSNSWGANTAGGYNLNSQTYDARTRDADTGTAGNQQLLMVFAAGNSGPGAQTVGAPGTAKNVITVGAAENVHSHATANGGNNAAGNDGCGIPDTGADSANDMIGFSSRGPCQDGRRKPDIVAPGTHVTGMTYVAIGSDPVSPPDNLGAADPNFRADGVCALPGGGTAGSPNNFFPFSPAQRWYTTSSGTSHSCPAVAGGAALVYQQFINNPPYIGAHRTPSGSAPPSPAMVKAYLMNSARYMTGVGANDTLWSNSQGMGMMNLGTAFNGVQRIIRDQVPADRFTATGQERVFTGKVVNGTAPFRVTLAWTDAPGPTTGNAYLNDLDLEVTIGGNLYRGNVFSGANSVTGGTADFRNNVESVFLPPFPDGTPFLVRVRAANIIAQADPTVSGNNQDFALVVHNGQPATTIPVITGVSATLTAESCAPNNGVPDQNETVTYNITLRNDGTAPTNGNLIATLAPSGGVGTIGGTNPQNYGTLPVGASATRPFTFTVNGLCGTTLTMTLNLSDGSGSLGTATFSFQIGTPNNVLTQNFDTVTPPALPAGWTATNASGPAPLWVTSTVTPDTAPNCAFVDNPAVVSDKRLDTPPINLTTNQARLTFRNNFSFEAPNYDGGVLEISINGGPFQDILAAGGSFVTGGYNGTVSNCCSNPIGNRQAWIGSSGGYITTTVNLPGSGPRTVVLRFRMGSDTVISAPGWRIDTLTVQDGFQCCGIVTAPNVTFTGQTTTELPGTLNSDGDGFFEPCETLQSAITVTNVGGSTATTAIATITSPTTGVTIVSGSTANLGPLAPGGSATGNVTFKLLPTFVPGTTVTINVSVAFGPGGPSPSTASYTVATGCPLTPGGTFTFSNPAPITIPASGTSGPAAPYPSTINVSGITAPITKVTVTINDFNHTWPNDVGVALRGPGGQICVLFNNAIGGSGGVTNRTYTFDQAFPPLPTSGFPPSGTYGPNNNSATRTFAAPLPPPPYNSNLNIFNGLSGASVNGTWELFVQDFAGGDTGNINGGWSITIQTGTLNCFTTACLTNVNSQVQMLIYPSATTALFGCPGYPLQATLVGLLTNIGAAPLSNIAIQVTGLGFPDFTNPNAVILASPNPHRLASADDYFGPCAYTGGQAGSIQTTLNGQPPVGTGVPISPLAAGQSTSVFFRVRVPSTGPIRLLVNVLAIVGPVSTTESVETQRQVIRTMVIDVVPDADGKLTARVVRDEPVTPKAASGEDATATTPARTPVVMAPGRRR
- the fmt gene encoding methionyl-tRNA formyltransferase, whose amino-acid sequence is MRIVFMGTPDLAVPTLRRLHQDGHDLVAVVTQPDRPAGRGHRLQPPPVKVAAQELGLPVWQPTKIKTPDFHANLAALDADVGVVVAYGRILPPHLLETPRQGFLNVHFSLLPKYRGAAPVNWAIAHDEALTGVTVMYMDAGLDTGDIALQTECWIGREETAPELGARLAHLGAELLSDALRQLAEGQLPRRPQDATQATYAPLLKREDGWIDWSLPATAIAARIRAFQPFPGSHTYLAGRRVTFWRGQSVPLPAGEAASPGTLLAVTDNALLITCGQGTGLSAQELQLEGRARVSARDFANGLRLQPGACFMSPMPASLRTDSE